Proteins encoded together in one Quercus lobata isolate SW786 chromosome 3, ValleyOak3.0 Primary Assembly, whole genome shotgun sequence window:
- the LOC115980260 gene encoding ADP,ATP carrier protein 1, mitochondrial-like, which translates to MPRHGNISNYGLHLPSMRFLTVDAIFVTSPLEKHKSASRTRLVYGSFRVLFGVLTAPIGRVKLLIQCQDEMIKSGRLPKPSLLIVLAKQFTIPLYRLPKPYKGIVNCFARTIGNEGFRSLWRGYIPGVISDVSFRVISFGFNNYFLTLTNFKKDKDGYWKWLLGGLGGGIFANLATHFVVYPLDYAQTRLANDIKTNNKIEERQFKGLIDVYKKTIRSGGIAGLYRGFAISCCKSLLSTGVYFGIHVIFRPFMLHWVRSQDDFLAAPVMAVGVAVCQKMATYPLDTVNRRMMMTSGEVKYQSSMHAFAEIIRNEGVKSLYKGGGACILEKITLSVILTVFVTRLHDYFPQRSLIL; encoded by the exons TATTTGTAACATCTCCACTGGAAAAGCATAAGTCTGCCTCTCGAACTAGGTTAGTTTACGGATCATTCCGTGTTCTTTTTGGGGTGCTAACTGCTCCAATTGGGAGAGTGAAACTCCTGATCCAGTGCCAAGATGAGATGATCAAGTCAGGTAGACTACCTAAGCCTTCATTACTGATTGTTCTGGCAAAGCAGTTCACAATTCCTTTATATAGACTACCTAAGCCTTATAAAGGAATTGTGAACTGCTTCGCCAGAACAATCGGTAATGAAGGCTTCAGATCCCTTTGGAGAGGCTACATCCCTGGTGTCATCAGCGACGTTTCCTTTAGA GTAATAAGCTTTGGCTTTAACAACTATTTTCTGACTTTAACCAATTTCAAGAAAGACAAAGATGGCTACTGGAAATGGTTACTCGGAGGCTTGGGAGGAGGAATTTTTGCTAATTTAGCAACTCATTTTGTTGTTTATCCCCTAGATTATGCCCAGACTCGCCTAGCCAATGATATCAAGACAAACAATAAGATTGAAGAAAGGCAATTCAAAGGTTTGATTGATGTCTACAAAAAAACTATAAGATCAGGTGGCATAGCTGGACTGTACCGTGGATTTGCTATCTCATGTTGTAAAAGCTTATTAAGTACTGGGGTCTACTTTGGCATACATGTTATCTTCAGGCCGTTTATGTTACACTGGGTCCGGTCACAG GATGACTTCTTGGCTGCACCAGTAATGGCAGTGGGAGTTGCAGTTTGTCAAAAGATGGCAACTTACCCATTGGACACTGTAAATAGGAGGATGATGATGACCTCTGGAGAAGTTAAGTATCAGAGTTCAATGCATGCATTTGCAGAGATTATCAGGAATGAGGGTGTTAAGTCCCTTTATAAGGGTGGAGGTGCATGCATCCTCGAAAAAATAACTTTATCCGTTATTTTGACTGTTTTTGTCACAAGATTGCACGATTATTTTCCACAAAGAAGTCTAATTCTGTAA